A genomic region of Prionailurus bengalensis isolate Pbe53 chromosome D1, Fcat_Pben_1.1_paternal_pri, whole genome shotgun sequence contains the following coding sequences:
- the RAPSN gene encoding 43 kDa receptor-associated protein of the synapse isoform X2: protein MGQDQTKQQIEKGLQLYQSNQTEKALHVWMKVLEKSADLVGRFRVLGCLVTAHSEMGRYKEMLKFAVVQIDTARELEDADFLLESYLNLARSNEKLCEFHKTVSYCKTCLGLPGTRAGAQLGGQVSLSMGNAFLGLSLFQKALESFEKALRYAHNNDDAMLECRVCCSLGSFYAQVKDYEKALFFPCKAAELVNDYGKGWSLKYRAMSQYHMAVAYRLLGHLGSAMECCEESMKIALQHGDRPLQALCLLCFADIHRSRGDLETAFPRYDSAMSIMTEIGNRLGQVQVLLGVAKCWIARKALDKLSQLKLHCLSESIYRSKGMQRELRAHVVRFHECVEETELYCGLCGESIGERNSRLQALPCSHIFHLRCLQNNGTRSCPNCRRSSMKPGFV, encoded by the exons ATGGGGCAGGACCAGACGAAGCAGCAGATCGAGAAGGGGCTCCAGTTGTACCAGTCCAATCAGACAGAGAAGGCGCTGCACGTGTGGATGAAGGTGCTGGAGAAGAGCGCGGACCTCGTGGGGCGCTTCCGCGTGCTGGGCTGCCTGGTCACTGCGCACTCGGAGATGGGCCGCTACAAAGAGATGCTGAAG TTCGCTGTGGTGCAGATCGACACCGCTCGGGAGCTGGAGGATGCTGACTTCCTTCTGGAGAGCTACCTGAACCTGGCACGCAGCAACGAGAAGCTGTGTGAGTTTCACAAGACTGTCTCCTACTGCAAGACCTGCCTCGGCCTGCCTGGCACCAGGGCAGGCGCCCAGCTCGGAGGCCAGGTCAGCCTGAGCATGGGCAAtgcctttctgggcctcagcctcTTCCAGAAGGCCCTGGAGAGCTTCGAGAAGGCCCTGCGCTATGCCCACAACAACGATGATGCCATGCTCGAGTGCCGTGTCTGCTGCAGCCTGGGCAGCTTCTATGCCCAGGTCAAG GACTACGAGAAAGCCCTGTTCTTCCCCTGCAAGGCCGCAGAGCTCGTTAACGACTATGGCAAAGGCTGGAGCCTCAAGTACCGGGCCATGAGCCAGTACCACATGGCCGTGGCGTATCGCCTGCTGGGCCACCTGGGCAGCGCCATGGAGTGTTGTgag GAGTCTATGAAGATTGCACTGCAGCATGGGGACCGGCCACTACAGGCACTCTGCCTGCTCTGCTTTGCTGACATCCACCGGAGCCGCGGGGACCTGGAG ACAGCCTTCCCCAGGTACGACTCCGCCATGAGCATCATGACTGAGATTGGAAACCGCCTGGGGCAGGTGCAGGTGCTGCTGGGTGTGGCCAAATGCTGGATAGCCAGGAAGGCACTGGACAAG CTGAGCCAACTCAAGCTGCACTGCCTGAGCGAGAGCATCTATCGCAGCAAGGGGATGCAGAGGGAGCTGCGTGCGCATGTAGTGCGCTTCCATGAGTGCGTGGAGGAGACGGAGCTCTACTGCGGCCTGTGCGGCGAGTCCATAGGCGAGAGGAACAGCCGGCTgcaggccctgccctgctcccacaTCTTCCATCTCAG GTGCCTGCAGAACAATGGGACACGCAGCTGCCCCAACTGCCGCCGCTCATCCATGAAGCCTGGCTTTGTGTGA
- the RAPSN gene encoding 43 kDa receptor-associated protein of the synapse isoform X1: MGQDQTKQQIEKGLQLYQSNQTEKALHVWMKVLEKSADLVGRFRVLGCLVTAHSEMGRYKEMLKFAVVQIDTARELEDADFLLESYLNLARSNEKLCEFHKTVSYCKTCLGLPGTRAGAQLGGQVSLSMGNAFLGLSLFQKALESFEKALRYAHNNDDAMLECRVCCSLGSFYAQVKDYEKALFFPCKAAELVNDYGKGWSLKYRAMSQYHMAVAYRLLGHLGSAMECCEESMKIALQHGDRPLQALCLLCFADIHRSRGDLETAFPRYDSAMSIMTEIGNRLGQVQVLLGVAKCWIARKALDKALDAIEKAQDLAEEVGNKLSQLKLHCLSESIYRSKGMQRELRAHVVRFHECVEETELYCGLCGESIGERNSRLQALPCSHIFHLRCLQNNGTRSCPNCRRSSMKPGFV, encoded by the exons ATGGGGCAGGACCAGACGAAGCAGCAGATCGAGAAGGGGCTCCAGTTGTACCAGTCCAATCAGACAGAGAAGGCGCTGCACGTGTGGATGAAGGTGCTGGAGAAGAGCGCGGACCTCGTGGGGCGCTTCCGCGTGCTGGGCTGCCTGGTCACTGCGCACTCGGAGATGGGCCGCTACAAAGAGATGCTGAAG TTCGCTGTGGTGCAGATCGACACCGCTCGGGAGCTGGAGGATGCTGACTTCCTTCTGGAGAGCTACCTGAACCTGGCACGCAGCAACGAGAAGCTGTGTGAGTTTCACAAGACTGTCTCCTACTGCAAGACCTGCCTCGGCCTGCCTGGCACCAGGGCAGGCGCCCAGCTCGGAGGCCAGGTCAGCCTGAGCATGGGCAAtgcctttctgggcctcagcctcTTCCAGAAGGCCCTGGAGAGCTTCGAGAAGGCCCTGCGCTATGCCCACAACAACGATGATGCCATGCTCGAGTGCCGTGTCTGCTGCAGCCTGGGCAGCTTCTATGCCCAGGTCAAG GACTACGAGAAAGCCCTGTTCTTCCCCTGCAAGGCCGCAGAGCTCGTTAACGACTATGGCAAAGGCTGGAGCCTCAAGTACCGGGCCATGAGCCAGTACCACATGGCCGTGGCGTATCGCCTGCTGGGCCACCTGGGCAGCGCCATGGAGTGTTGTgag GAGTCTATGAAGATTGCACTGCAGCATGGGGACCGGCCACTACAGGCACTCTGCCTGCTCTGCTTTGCTGACATCCACCGGAGCCGCGGGGACCTGGAG ACAGCCTTCCCCAGGTACGACTCCGCCATGAGCATCATGACTGAGATTGGAAACCGCCTGGGGCAGGTGCAGGTGCTGCTGGGTGTGGCCAAATGCTGGATAGCCAGGAAGGCACTGGACAAG GCTCTGGATGCCATCGAGAAAGCCCAGGACCTGGCCGAGGAAGTGGGGAACAAG CTGAGCCAACTCAAGCTGCACTGCCTGAGCGAGAGCATCTATCGCAGCAAGGGGATGCAGAGGGAGCTGCGTGCGCATGTAGTGCGCTTCCATGAGTGCGTGGAGGAGACGGAGCTCTACTGCGGCCTGTGCGGCGAGTCCATAGGCGAGAGGAACAGCCGGCTgcaggccctgccctgctcccacaTCTTCCATCTCAG GTGCCTGCAGAACAATGGGACACGCAGCTGCCCCAACTGCCGCCGCTCATCCATGAAGCCTGGCTTTGTGTGA